The sequence below is a genomic window from Nitrososphaerota archaeon.
GGATGCGATGTCACCTCATCGCTATTTATATACAGGGGTTACTTTTCACGTATAAGATATCTTTTCTTAGTAACTTTTGAGTTTATGTGATGGGGGGGCCCTATACTATACATAGACATGTTATATTAGGGCTTTATAATGTAGCCCCAGTCGATAGAAGATAACCTGAGGGTACCCTAAGCTGTGTCTAAAACTTGGAGAGTATCTCCCCAAAGGAATCCTCGTCACCTAATGTCGAAAGACCAAGAACTATCCTGTCCTTTTGGGCAAGCTCTATCGCCAAAGGATCAACAACCTTTGGTCCATGCAGGACTACCATCCTCGGCTTTAGCTGTGAAACCCTTATGGCTACCAGAGGAGACCTCCCCATCCCAACCTTCGTAAATACAAGCACTCTTTCTGTGGTAGCCCCAAAAATCCTGTAAAAGTCCAGTCCAGAAAGCGTATAGATGGTATTGATACTATCAAGAACCGTATAACCATAAAGCTTTGGATTGATGCCGTCGGCGTCGGTAAGAGCTTGGCCCGATAAAGCCTCTAAGACTGTAGAAGCCTTGACAGGGGATTTGAATTCTCCCATGGCAAGAATCTCCTTCCTGTCAGCAGTAAAGATCAATTTTTCCAGAAGCTTGCTCTTCTCCTGATCCAGTTTGACAAGGTTTTCGATGTACCTTCTAACGAAGACAATGCCTGGAGACACTCTCCTCCCGCTTTCATAATCGCTCAACACCGATGGAGAAATCGACATGCTTTTTGCAAGCGAGCTCTGGTTGATCCCCAACCTCTCCCTCCACGATCTAAGCATCAGGCCAGGGTTCGCACTGAGAAGTACGTTGCCCCCGACCTTGGCAACGATTTCGTTAGCGGAGGGATTCATACCATAAGCTAAAAGGCTAACTCTTTTTAATATTTCACCGAACTTTTTAAGCATCCATAAAGAATAGCCTTGTCTCCCCTTTAGTGAAGAGTTCAGATTCCCGTACTTCTACGACTACTGGCAAGTCCGAAACAACTTTCCCCAGCGTCATACAGCTTCTCTGTGGGAGCATTCTCACAATGGCCTTTATCGTTTCAGCATCTGCAGTGGTTGCCTTGGAGATTAATTCAAGGTCGGCATCATTGGTAAAATTGAAGAGGAAGACGTTATCTGCCTGCCTATAGACGCCGGCGCCCAAGGCATCTGGCTGGTTTGTTATGAAGGTCGTAAATATTCCGAAATGGCGCATTCTTGTTACAATGTCATCCCAGTGGGTTTCCCGCAGGTACAGATGGGCTTCTTCTGCAAATAGGAATACTGGAGGTATCTTCCTCTGCTCCAAAAGATCAACCAATTTAGAGAGCATAAACTCGATAGTGATCCTCCTTGCATGAGCAGGGATGTGTGCGAGTGAGATTACGATTAATGCTCCTTTGGAGAATTTTGCAATGATATCTTCAAAGCGTATTGACCTTTCTCCCTCTTTTGCAAACAGTCTTGACGAAAGGAGCGTATGATATCTTGCAAACAAAGCATCCTTGACAAAATCATTGGCCCTCCACATGGAGATTGCTTGACCAAGCTCTTCCATTGTAAGTTGATCCTCCTTGCGGAGATGGTCCCAGATTCTGATGAATTCCCTCAGAGAGGCCCCTGGCAGATCGAGCGTGTGCTGCAGAATAGACGTCATGGAACGCAGACCAACATATCCAAGATCTAACTTCATAGATTCTCCAGGCACCAGCCTAACCATTCTTGAAGAGATGCTGCTCTGCTCCCCATTCTTCTTGACGTCTAAAGATGTATATTCATCGTTGATATCGAAAATAAAGACGAAACATCCAAGCTCTACAAGGCTTGAAGATAGCATCTTTGCAAGATGCGACTTGCCAGATTCCTTCTTGCCAGTTATGATGTTCAACCTTCCATCTATGGTTTCTGCAAGAATCTCGAAATCTTCACCAGATCTGCCCTTCCCCAATTCTATTGCCCTCCTCCCCTGCCTGCCCACTGTCGCAAAGAGCTCCTTGAGTGAAATCTTGGAAACTTTGGAACTCACTCTTGAGGGTAGCCAGTCATGCGAAGTTCTGAATTTTCCGTTTTTTATTATGCCTCTAGCTTTACAGTGGAGTAACCGTGAATCTCTTATTAGAGAGGAAACGCTCTTAATTTCGTATGGGTCATGTTCAGCGCCTCTAATCGATGCTTCCATTACTTGATCTCTGACAATTTCCTCAGCAAGGCCAGGTGCATCAAGGTAGGTTTCGTTAAAGACCTGCACTACCAACTTACTTCTGCCCGAACCATCCTCAATCAGCAGATATTCGCCTTGGCTGACAACTTCGCCAGGAAGTGCAAGGATGAGTATCTCGCTCCCCGACTTGCCGAATATCTTCATTTTGGTCTCCTTCCTGCAGACCACATCCAACCAAGAATAGCCTGTCTTTGATCATCTGAAGGAACCTCTACAAGATCGAACTCGTTACCGAGCCTGCTCTTCAGACAAGTGTCTTCATGCTGTGTAAAGACGCAGAAATGGTGTGCAAGTCGCAATGAATCTGGGTACCCTCTATCAAAATGATCGTTTGCACTTAATCTCTCCAGAACATTGATTCCAGTTTCCTTTGGAATGTCCAACCTGAAGACGAAACCGTCGTCGCGAAACTTTGCAAGTATTAGTTCAATTTCCGGCGAATGTTTCACAGCTATTTTTGGAGATTTTATGTAAAATGGGGCCCCTTTGATCGAGAACAATGACGAGGCTGCATCGCAAAGATTTCTTATTCGGGAAACCTTTGTAAAACCCAAAATTGTGTTGTTTTTCTGTCTTGCTAGGGCAAGCATCCTTTTCTCTTCTAGTTCTAAGCTAGAAACCCCGTACCCAAACGTCCCGTCCACTAGAACTATTGAATCCTTTAGATAACTCAATAACGCTGCAAGAATAGAACGCTCTAACGCTTTTCTGAGAAGTGACTGCGAGAGAGCCTTATCCTCAGCTATCGAACTTGCTAACGTTTCTCTATTTACGCAAAACTTTGACATCACGAATTCAGGAGTTACGTGATAGGGATACGGGCCAAGTCTGAGATACGCCATTGGTCCCCCATTGCTAGAGAATACAGTTGACGCCCTCACAGCAATTATGCTGCCATCTTCAAGATCACATACAGGAAGTGAGGAAGAGTCTATTCCGACTACCAATGTAGACGTGATGTCGTTGTTAAAGAAATTTGGTTCGCCTAGACTCTTTCCAGATAGTGATGAAATGGGCTGCATTGACCTTCCTCCAGAGCAGTAGACTGCTCTCCTACCGCGAAGACTGCTTAGGTCTTGTGACACAAGTTTGCTAATCTTAGAAATCAGCTCTTGAAATAATTGTTCTTGGTTCAAGTTTATTCTGGAAAAAGGAAGGTTTAACTGTATGCCCATGTTGCCCAACAACATAGTTACAGGTGTGGATATAAATGTTGTGCATGTTGCCCAACAATATCGTGCAAGAGGGTATATACAACGTCTAGTCCTACGATCGTTACAGTTCGTCTGAAGAGAGGCTCATGGGAAGTAGAGATCACATGCCCAGAAGACAAAGTAAAGCAAGTCGTTGAGAATGTCCTTTCCAGCCTTGACGTGAAACTGCGGGAAGAGCCTACCACGACAGTAACAACAACATCTAATGAACCAATAGAAAGGAAAAGAGAACGCCATGTCATATGCAGAGACCTCTTACTGGTACTTTGGCAGGAAAGCTGGTTTTCATCGGAACGAAACCTGACTGAAGTCTATGAGGAACTTGGTAGGAAAGGATACCATTACGACAAAACGAGCATATCGCATTCGCTTGCCGATTTGGTTCGAGAAAATATTTTGACGAGGGTTGGTTCGATGAGAAACTACAGGTACGTGCAGAAGAGGCCGCCGAAGAATTAGTTCTTCTTTGAAAGTGTATTTGTTAACCAGTTTATCCCAGCGGTCGTTATCCTGTATTTTGCTGTGCTGTCAATGCTCTGCCTTTCTACGTATCCGACCTTCAGGACTTCACTGAGCCTCGAGCTTATGGATTTTGGATTTATCCCTGTTGAAGAGGCTATCTCTGCCAATGTCAGGAAATCGCCATGTGCCCTGCCAGTCTCCCCCGCTATTTTAGTACCTATCAATTGGAGCAGAATCATTTCTTTGTCGCTGAATTTCCTTTCGCTGTTCCACACTCTGGGCCCTTCTGGTGTTATTTTTACATGATCTCCAAAAAATCTGATCAGCTCTGCAACTGAATAGTTAACGGAAATTTGTTTTGCAAGATCTAAGGTTGGGATTATTTTTGTCAAGTACTCGGTAACAGAAAGTAGAATAGACTCTGGACTTCCTTTGAATTCAACCGTGGTTCCTTCAAAGGTTATTGAGACCTTTAGCTCAGTTTCTTGGCTCATTGCTATGCACCGAGTGGAATTTCAAGACTGGATTGTTCTGTCTGCGCCGATAAAGATGTAGATGCTGTGTACACAAATTCTCCTCCTTCGTCCTTAAAGCGCCTTAGCTTCCCAGACTGCGCAAGACGTAGGAGAGTCACTGCTACTGACTGTTTTGGATAAATCAGGCCATAGGATTCCAAAACCTCCCTAACTTGGTTTAGTTTTCTGGGCTTCCTTCCCCAAGATTCTTTGAATATCTTCGCTATTATCTCTGACAGCGAATCTGATTTTTCAAGAGTGATTGCTGGCATAACTTCCTGATCTCCCTTCTGGGTTTTGGGCTGCTCAATCTGCTCCTTTGTCTGCATTTTTGGAACTTGCGCTCTTTCTGGAAGCTGGGCCAGCAAGTCGGGCAAAAGTGCGATTACGTCCCTCAGCTGCTCTATCGGAGCTTCAATTTCAATTTCTGCTGAGGGGATTCGCAGTCGAATCTTTGCAGGAGAGGACAACATCAAGATTCGATCCAGAGAATTAGATATATCTTGCTACAGTTAGCGACATGCATGACTTGGGTACCCTCAGGTTATCTTCTATCGACTGGGACTACACTATAAAGCCCTAATATAGCATGCTATGTATAACTAACTACTAGGCCCCCATCTTAAACTCAAAAGTTACCAAGAAAAGATACCCTATATGTGTGGAGTAACCCCCGTATAAAAGCAAAGTAGATGAATTACACTAGTAATCTATTACCGGCACAATGGCACCAGACTTGTTTCTTCTGCATATACCTAATTCTGCCAAGCAATCTCTTAGCTGCTCAGTCTTCAAAATCGGGCCGTCCTTGCATACCAGATACTTGTCTATCGAGCAGCTCCCGCACAGGCCTATCCCGCAGAGCATTGACCTCTCCAATCCAAATTGTACTGGGATTCTTTTTGATTCAGCAACATCAAAGATGCTCCGCAATTCTATCTCGCCTACTCCTGCATGGACGCTATCAAACCTGCCTTCTTTGATAAGATTGGCTGCAACTTCAGAAGCTTTGCCCTGCACCGCTTCACTCCCATCGCCGGTAACTGCCACAACCTTGCACATCTTCGATAATTCCTCGTAAAAAATTAACCCGTCTTTACTTTTGGCATGCAGTACAAAAGTTGCAGAAAGCTTCTTCGCTTTGATCCGCTTAGCAAGGGCGAAAAGAGGAGATAGCCCGCTTCCACTTCCGACTAGCAGAATGTCCTTACCAATTATTGAATAAGGGTTTCCATAAGGCCCCCTGAGCCATATTGTATCGCCATCCTTCATCGAACATAGTGCAGTGGTACCGGGGCTGTAAGGCCATACTGTAATTGAACAGACGTCTCCCATGCGGGAGAGGTTCATCGGTATTTCTTCAATGCTAGGAAGCCAGACCATGACAAAGTTTCCTGGGGAGGCGTTCAAGCACATCTGATCCTGAAAGAATATGCTCTTGACAGAGCCCTTCTCCGTCAGAACTTCTTTGACTTTTACTGGTCGTGGCCTGCTAACTAGAGTGCGCGAGTCCCACAAAATCTGATACCCTCTTGTACCCCTTCCTTGCCATATACCTTTTAATTCCGTTCAGTATTTCTTCAATCACTGTTATAGGTTTGTGAGCAAGAATGGTTCCAATCTGAACGGCAGATGCCCCGGCAAGGATGAACTCTACAGCGTCCTGCCAGCTATCTATCCCTCCACATCCAATTACAGGTATCTTCACATACTCGGCAATTTCATAGACACATCTTACTGAAATTGGATGCAAAGCTTCTCCAGACAGGCCTCCAAACCTGTTCGATAGATACGGCACAGCTGATTCAACCTCTATAGCCATTGCCCGAATAGTGTTAGTTGCAGTTATACCATCAGCCCCGGCTTCTTCTGCAGCCTTTACTGTTTTGAGCATCGTTTCCATCCCCGGCGAAACTTTTGCGAATACAGGTTTCGATGTGCTTTTTCTTACTGCTGCGACTATTCGTGAAACAAGATCAGTGTCCTGGCCGACTTCGGTTCCAACCCCTTTTACGTGCGGGCACGAGAGGTTCAACTCAAAACCATTAGCACCTGCAGAATCGAAAAGTTTAGCCATTTTCTCAAAGTCGCTTGGGTCAGAGCCAAACATGCTCGCAATTACTGGAATCTTTTTGGCTGAGATTTTCTTTAATTCTTGTGTAAAGGCATCTGCACCGGGATTACCCAGACCTATAGCGTTGATATAGCCAGAATCAACCTGGACTACTGTAGGCGGCTTGTAGGCCTCTCTAGGCAGCAGAGAAACTGATTTCCATATGACTGCTGAAGCTCCAGCATTGTATATTCTCTCGAAGACCTCTGCTGAGTGACCCAAGATTCCAGAGGCGAGTATGATAGGGTTGCGGAGGGATAATCCCGCTACTTGAACTTCAAGCGAAATCCGTGCTTGCAAATAGAAACCTTTACACAAGCATTTATCTTGAGGGCTTTAAGGCTTATCGGGAAGCGAGATATTGGTAACACTATTCATCACAGAAGCAGGATTGATATTGCTGGACGACAGCTTGACTCCTTTAACCACCGTAAGGTTTGCCAAAGGGAGAGAGAATGCAGAATTCAAGGAAAGTCAAGAGGGACACGGCTCTGCAGTTTCCGCATTAATAGATGAGTGTCAGAGACTAAATGTGAAGTCAATTTCAATGCCGAATTCTGCTCTGCAAGAAGCTTTTGCAGCTAAAGGTTTCGAAACTTCAGTAATAGATGCACCAACAGCATCACAGATAAATGCAAAGAAACTAGAAATTTTACTGTCTTCAAACACCTTCAGATCTGAGATTGAGGCGAGGGAATTTCTGAGAAACTTTGCCATAGAAACATCCAAAGAGCGCATCAGGGAGCTTTCTGCTCAACCAGACCTGCAGGTTATGGAGGGTGTTCAGGGTTTAGATGAGATGGACAAGGCATTGAATGTTGCTGTTGCAAGACTCAAGGAATGGTATGGCCTCCACTTTCCAGAGCTTACAGGTTTAGTCGATGATCCTATAGGGTATGCAAAGGTTGCCTTAGTTGGAACTAGGGAGAAGATAGATGAAAAAGTGCTTGAAGGCTTGAATCTGTCACCGAAGAAAATCGAAACTACGATGATAGCCGCAAAAGTATCCAAAGGAGGTACGATGTCAAAGGAAGATGCTGCCATGGTAGCATTGCTTGCAGAGACTGTTATGTCACTTTCAGCATCGAAAGACAGGCTACAGAGATATGTTGAATCTTCAATGAGGAGGTTAGCACCCAATGTCAGTGCGGTTGCTGGAGAAACTATCGGTGCACGCTTAATAGCAAAGGCAGGGGGGCTTGCCAGACTCGCGAAATTACCCTCTAGCACGATACAGGTTCTCGGTGCAGAAAAAGCTCTGTTCAGAGCTCTAAAGACAGGCTCAAGACCTCCCAAGCATGGCATACTCTTTCAGCATGAGCAGGTACACGGAGCACCCAAATGGCAGAGAGGCAAGATTGCTAGGTCTCTGGCAAGCAAAATTGCAATAGCCGCAAGGGTCGATATGTTCAGGGGAGAGAAGCAAGAGGGTATAGAGAGCAAGTTTGCCAAGAGGCTCGAAGAAATAAGAGAGAAGTACAAAGAACCTCCTCCTGAAGAGCCAAAGAGGCCATTCAAGAAGTTCGTGCCAAGAACAAGGGATAGGCGTGAAAGGCGAAGAAGGTAGAGCCCAAAAGCTTCTATGGGTAAACATCGACAACCAGCAGAAACTCGCCACGCAGAATTTGAGTGCAGGAAACAAGGTCTACGATGAAAGATTAGTTTCAATAGGCGGCATAGAGTATAGGGTCTGGGATCCTTTCAGAAGCAAGCTCGCAGCAGCCATAACTAAGGGGCTTGAAACAATGCCCATCGAAGAAGGCTCCTCAGTGTTGTACCTTGGAGCATCAACAGGAACCACGGTCAGCCACATTTCAGACATCATCGGAAAGTCCGGGATAGTTTATGGGGTTGAAGTTTCTGCAAGAGTTGCCAGAGAATTCATAGAGAATGTTGCTGAGAAGAGGAGTAACATAATTCCCATGGTCGCTGATGCTAGGAAGCCAGAGTCTTACGGCGTTATCCTTTCCAAAGTAGATGTAGTCTATGCCGATATTGCACAGCCAGATCAGACACAAATTACCATACAAAACTGCCATGCTCATTTGAAGAAGGGAGGGTATCTGCTTATGGTAGTGAAGTCTAGAAGCATAGACGTGACGAAGGAGCCAAGAGAGGTCTTCCTCGAAGAAACAAAGAAACTACAGGATGCTGCCTTTACCATAAGGCAGGTCCTAAAACTTGAACCATTTGACAAAGATCATGCAATTATACTTGCTTACCTGCCAGCATAATTGACAAGTGAAAATTGATGATAAACATTAAATTTTTCCAATTATAAGCTATCCATATGTCAGACCCTGTAGATTGGTGGCTTAGGAAAAGAAGAGACCCATTCAGAAAATTCTTTTCGGATGAATTCTTTGAAGAGTTTGACAAATTATTCGAAGAAATGTTCAAGGACGTGGAGAAAAAGTTCCCCGAAGAGCTGATAAGGGAAAGGAAGCTTCCTGATGGGACAATGGTCAGGGAGGCTGGACCTTTCATCTATGGCTATTCAGTTACCGTAGGGCCCGATAGAAAGCCAGAAATCAGAGAATTCGGAAACATAAAGCCGCAGGAGCATGGCGAGAAGCCCTTTGAAATTACTGATAAAAGGGAGCCTCTTGTAGACATCATCGAAGAGGATGGCAGGATACGGGTTGTTGCAGAGATGCCTGGTGTCGAGAAGGAGCAGATAAAGATCGAACTTGTAAATGGGAAACTGCAGATTTCAGTCGATGGTGACAGGAAATATTTCAAAAGCATAGATTTGCCGGCAAAAGTAGAGCCAGAGCAGACAAAAGCAATCTACAAGAACGGGATTCTTGAGGTTACTCTAAGCAAGGTCAAGCCTGCAGCCAAAACCGGCAAGCACATCAAGGTTGAGTAAAATCATCTAGTTTTGGTGTGATTCTGAGCCAGGTCTTCCAAGACCGTCTGGCAAACGGAGGTATTGATACCTCCTTCTTCACCCATTTTTGCAGAAATTCTATCGTCTGAGCATCAGAGGGGTAGCCTGAACCCACATCGCCAAATTCGCGCCCTATTTTCTGCACGTGCTTGTCCCTTGTAACTTTAGCAACTATCGATGCAGCGGAGACTGCGGTGTAGATTTCATCAGCGTGGTGCGAAACTACAAGTTTCCTATCCTTCTCCATTATGCTGGAAATTATCTTTGCAAACCTTCTCGGGTTAATGTCGCAGGAGTCAACATAGGAAACTTCTGCATCAAGGCTAGAAAGTATCTTTGCTATGGATTTTGCTTCAAGATAATTCAAACCTTTTAGTCTTATTTTGGGTTCAACATATCTGTCAATATCCGAAGGCGCTAGCACTTCTGTTTTGACATTCTCGCAGAGTTTCAGGATTTGCGGATAAAGCTTGGACCTCTGTGCCGGGCTAAGCTGCTTAGAATCCTTTACACCAACTCTTCTAAGCTTATCTATTGCAGACATGGATGCAGAAATTCCAGAAACTACTAGAGGCCCTATAATAGAACCCCTTCCCGCCTCGTCAACACCTGCAACTATCATCTGGTCTCCTCCAACGCCTGCAAAATCGTGTCTTTAAGTTTCTTTTCAATCGAATCCCGATTTTCTTCAGTTATATCAATAACTTCGACGCTAGGATTGGCCTTTATTTCTTCAATCAAAGGATCTACTAGCCTCTTGTGTATAGAGCCTAGAACTGGTTTTGACGATGCTGTGACCTTCTGCACTGCTCTGCGAAATTCCGGGCTGAACAGTTCCATAGGTCCCATCTCGTCGCACACTACAAGGTCATATTCAATTGCACTTTCTAGGGCCCTTGAGCCAATCTCAGCCAAATCCTTCAAGTTCACTTTGTATTTGCCTACGCGGGGGCCATATGGCTGGTTTGTGGAGGCAAGCATACCGCTCTTCCTAGAAGCAATATCAACAATCCTAAACCCTGTGCGTTCTCCCTTCTCCCTGATCTCCTTTGTTATTATTCCGCCAACAGTAAACCCTTCCGACCTTACGGCTAATACTACCCTCGAGATCAGAGTCGTCTTTCCCGAGCCTGGATCCCCAGTCACAAGCCATGCCCTTTTCTGTTGCATCAGAGGCTAAAAAGTCAGGGCAGAGATAAACCTGAGGCTTATGCTGATGCAATAACTTATATTATTCCTATCTATAGAGGGGTTGGCGATTGAGCGTAACTGAAGAAGCGGCATTGGCCGAAATGACAAAGAGACTCGATTCGCTCGCTGTCTACAAAAGAGGGATTATAACTCAGCTCAGGGAGCTGAATCAGCGAGGGAAGGAACTACAAGTCGAGTTTGGGAAGCTTACCGAGAGGCTACGAACCGAAAGGGACCAGTTAAACGAGCTCTTTCCAAGATTGAAGGAGTACAAAGATAAGAGAATTGAGATTATATTAAAACTGAAAGAAGGCAAGGAGCAGGTTAGGAAAGTTGGAACGACTCTAAAGGGCTATGAAAAAGGTGGTTTTGAAAGTGATAAAATTCTTACAGAGAAGCTTAACAAGATCGAGTGGAAGCTTCAGACAGAGAGACTGACTAGGGAAGAAGAGAAGGAACTTGTCCAGCTTGTAAGGGAGCTCGAGGCAAAACTAAAGCGCTACAAGAAGGTAAATGATACTCGCCAAGAGTTTAGGGGTATTATTGGTGATGTCAACGAGCTTAGCGACAAGGTAGATGAAATAGATGTTGCTGCTGACGCAATAAGGGAAGAGATAGGCAAGAGGAAGGAATCTGTGCACCAGCTCCTAACGCAGAGGCAGAAGATACTAGATGAGATCAAGGAACGTGGCAAGGACATTGGAGAACTTAGGACGCAGCTCGACAAAGCATATGCAGAATTTGAAGATATCAGGAAGAAGAGGAACGACCTAATAATTTCGATGAAGGCTAAGGATACTGAAATTGTAATGCTGAAAAGGAAAGCCTTTTTGGAAAAGGCGAAGGACGAGGCTAAGAGCAAGCTAGAAGCAGGAATGACTTTGTCATTTGACGAACTTAGGCTTGCTCTGGGCGAAGATGCTTAATACCAAGTACCTGTTAGCAGAATATTATCAATAATGCCTCCAAGACAGGAAAGAGTATCTAAGCTACTGGTGCTGTGCGTCGACAGAGACGACGATATAGGCACAAAGGCTATGGCCAGGACTCCTGTGGTAGGAAGGGAAGCCTGCGCGAAGATAGCGTCCAGCTTGGCAATAGCAGATCCTGAAGAGGCCGATGCAAACGCGATCTTTGCAGCCATAAAGCTATATGACGATACTATTAGGAAAGGTTACGCAAGCGAAGTTGCTGTTGTTGCAGGAAGGTTCGAAGGAGGAGTCGAGGCTGATGAAAAACTCAGAAGTGAATTATTACAGATCAGTGATACCTACAGGGCCGATGGGGTAATCTTGGTGACTGATGGGGCGGAGGACAAAGAGGTTCTTCCAATATTGCAGGGCATCATGCCCGTTGTCTCGGTGAAGAGGGTTGTTATAAAGCACAGCGTAGGAGTTGAGGAAACTTACGAA
It includes:
- a CDS encoding helix-turn-helix domain-containing protein, which gives rise to MLKKFGEILKRVSLLAYGMNPSANEIVAKVGGNVLLSANPGLMLRSWRERLGINQSSLAKSMSISPSVLSDYESGRRVSPGIVFVRRYIENLVKLDQEKSKLLEKLIFTADRKEILAMGEFKSPVKASTVLEALSGQALTDADGINPKLYGYTVLDSINTIYTLSGLDFYRIFGATTERVLVFTKVGMGRSPLVAIRVSQLKPRMVVLHGPKVVDPLAIELAQKDRIVLGLSTLGDEDSFGEILSKF
- a CDS encoding ATP-binding protein translates to MVCRKETKMKIFGKSGSEILILALPGEVVSQGEYLLIEDGSGRSKLVVQVFNETYLDAPGLAEEIVRDQVMEASIRGAEHDPYEIKSVSSLIRDSRLLHCKARGIIKNGKFRTSHDWLPSRVSSKVSKISLKELFATVGRQGRRAIELGKGRSGEDFEILAETIDGRLNIITGKKESGKSHLAKMLSSSLVELGCFVFIFDINDEYTSLDVKKNGEQSSISSRMVRLVPGESMKLDLGYVGLRSMTSILQHTLDLPGASLREFIRIWDHLRKEDQLTMEELGQAISMWRANDFVKDALFARYHTLLSSRLFAKEGERSIRFEDIIAKFSKGALIVISLAHIPAHARRITIEFMLSKLVDLLEQRKIPPVFLFAEEAHLYLRETHWDDIVTRMRHFGIFTTFITNQPDALGAGVYRQADNVFLFNFTNDADLELISKATTADAETIKAIVRMLPQRSCMTLGKVVSDLPVVVEVRESELFTKGETRLFFMDA
- a CDS encoding DNA double-strand break repair nuclease NurA, with protein sequence MLLGNMGIQLNLPFSRINLNQEQLFQELISKISKLVSQDLSSLRGRRAVYCSGGRSMQPISSLSGKSLGEPNFFNNDITSTLVVGIDSSSLPVCDLEDGSIIAVRASTVFSSNGGPMAYLRLGPYPYHVTPEFVMSKFCVNRETLASSIAEDKALSQSLLRKALERSILAALLSYLKDSIVLVDGTFGYGVSSLELEEKRMLALARQKNNTILGFTKVSRIRNLCDAASSLFSIKGAPFYIKSPKIAVKHSPEIELILAKFRDDGFVFRLDIPKETGINVLERLSANDHFDRGYPDSLRLAHHFCVFTQHEDTCLKSRLGNEFDLVEVPSDDQRQAILGWMWSAGRRPK
- a CDS encoding dihydroorotate dehydrogenase electron transfer subunit, translated to MWQGRGTRGYQILWDSRTLVSRPRPVKVKEVLTEKGSVKSIFFQDQMCLNASPGNFVMVWLPSIEEIPMNLSRMGDVCSITVWPYSPGTTALCSMKDGDTIWLRGPYGNPYSIIGKDILLVGSGSGLSPLFALAKRIKAKKLSATFVLHAKSKDGLIFYEELSKMCKVVAVTGDGSEAVQGKASEVAANLIKEGRFDSVHAGVGEIELRSIFDVAESKRIPVQFGLERSMLCGIGLCGSCSIDKYLVCKDGPILKTEQLRDCLAELGICRRNKSGAIVPVIDY
- a CDS encoding dihydroorotate dehydrogenase translates to MSLEVQVAGLSLRNPIILASGILGHSAEVFERIYNAGASAVIWKSVSLLPREAYKPPTVVQVDSGYINAIGLGNPGADAFTQELKKISAKKIPVIASMFGSDPSDFEKMAKLFDSAGANGFELNLSCPHVKGVGTEVGQDTDLVSRIVAAVRKSTSKPVFAKVSPGMETMLKTVKAAEEAGADGITATNTIRAMAIEVESAVPYLSNRFGGLSGEALHPISVRCVYEIAEYVKIPVIGCGGIDSWQDAVEFILAGASAVQIGTILAHKPITVIEEILNGIKRYMARKGYKRVSDFVGLAHSS
- a CDS encoding fibrillarin-like rRNA/tRNA 2'-O-methyltransferase, which gives rise to MKSQRGHSRSSCQEQGIGVKGEEGRAQKLLWVNIDNQQKLATQNLSAGNKVYDERLVSIGGIEYRVWDPFRSKLAAAITKGLETMPIEEGSSVLYLGASTGTTVSHISDIIGKSGIVYGVEVSARVAREFIENVAEKRSNIIPMVADARKPESYGVILSKVDVVYADIAQPDQTQITIQNCHAHLKKGGYLLMVVKSRSIDVTKEPREVFLEETKKLQDAAFTIRQVLKLEPFDKDHAIILAYLPA
- a CDS encoding Hsp20/alpha crystallin family protein, translated to MSDPVDWWLRKRRDPFRKFFSDEFFEEFDKLFEEMFKDVEKKFPEELIRERKLPDGTMVREAGPFIYGYSVTVGPDRKPEIREFGNIKPQEHGEKPFEITDKREPLVDIIEEDGRIRVVAEMPGVEKEQIKIELVNGKLQISVDGDRKYFKSIDLPAKVEPEQTKAIYKNGILEVTLSKVKPAAKTGKHIKVE
- a CDS encoding ribonuclease HII, which produces MIVAGVDEAGRGSIIGPLVVSGISASMSAIDKLRRVGVKDSKQLSPAQRSKLYPQILKLCENVKTEVLAPSDIDRYVEPKIRLKGLNYLEAKSIAKILSSLDAEVSYVDSCDINPRRFAKIISSIMEKDRKLVVSHHADEIYTAVSAASIVAKVTRDKHVQKIGREFGDVGSGYPSDAQTIEFLQKWVKKEVSIPPFARRSWKTWLRITPKLDDFTQP
- a CDS encoding NTPase, coding for MQQKRAWLVTGDPGSGKTTLISRVVLAVRSEGFTVGGIITKEIREKGERTGFRIVDIASRKSGMLASTNQPYGPRVGKYKVNLKDLAEIGSRALESAIEYDLVVCDEMGPMELFSPEFRRAVQKVTASSKPVLGSIHKRLVDPLIEEIKANPSVEVIDITEENRDSIEKKLKDTILQALEETR